A region of Chloracidobacterium sp. DNA encodes the following proteins:
- a CDS encoding enoyl-ACP reductase, with product MLENKIGMIFGVANKRSIAWACAAACAEHGARMAFTYQGERLKENVEELAGTLNDSLVVPCDVSNQADVDAAFESVKQRYGRLDFVIHSIAFAPKEALEGEFVTTTREAFRTALEISAFSLTQIALAASPLMTDGGSIVTMSYYGAEKVVPSYNVMGVAKAALEASTRYLAADLGKNNIRVNAISAGPINTLSARGVKNMGSLLGYVGEKAPLKRNVQASEVGNTALFLVSDLASGITGETIYVDCGYNIMGI from the coding sequence ATGTTAGAAAACAAAATAGGAATGATATTCGGCGTGGCGAACAAGCGTTCGATCGCTTGGGCATGTGCCGCGGCGTGTGCGGAGCATGGTGCTAGGATGGCGTTCACTTATCAAGGCGAGCGTTTGAAAGAAAACGTCGAGGAACTCGCCGGTACGTTAAATGATTCGCTGGTCGTTCCCTGCGACGTATCAAATCAGGCTGATGTCGATGCCGCGTTCGAATCCGTAAAACAAAGATACGGCAGGCTCGATTTCGTCATTCATTCGATCGCCTTTGCTCCGAAAGAAGCTCTCGAAGGCGAGTTTGTCACCACAACACGAGAAGCGTTTCGCACGGCGCTTGAGATCAGTGCATTCTCGCTGACGCAGATCGCTCTTGCCGCTTCGCCGCTGATGACCGACGGCGGCAGCATTGTGACGATGAGCTATTACGGTGCTGAGAAAGTCGTTCCCAGCTACAACGTCATGGGCGTTGCAAAGGCCGCACTCGAAGCTTCGACACGTTATCTGGCTGCCGATCTCGGCAAAAACAACATCCGCGTCAACGCGATCAGCGCCGGGCCGATCAACACGCTCTCTGCACGCGGAGTGAAAAATATGGGCTCGCTGCTCGGCTACGTTGGCGAAAAGGCCCCGCTAAAACGCAACGTCCAAGCAAGCGAAGTCGGCAACACCGCACTCTTCCTAGTCAGCGATCTAGCCTCCGGCATCACCGGCGAAACGATCTACGTCGATTGCGGATATAACATAATGGGAATCTAA
- a CDS encoding bifunctional hydroxymethylpyrimidine kinase/phosphomethylpyrimidine kinase codes for MSLTVVGSVAFDALETPFGKRDKILGGAATHFGLSASFFTKVNAVGVVGGDFGDEEWAVFKRHAINTDDIQIVPDGKTFFWSGRYDFDMNTAHTLDTQLNVFETFEPKLSDNSKAANLLFLANILPMLQKQVREQMPNAKFVAMDTMNFWITSMKDALIETIKVVDCIIINDAEARQLTDEPNIHKAAKAIMAIGPKAVVIKRGEYGATLFTKDGYFAAPAYPLESVFDPTGAGDTFAGGFMGYLAAQKDINDETLRRAMIYGSVMASFNVEEFGTERVDALDYPEINARFKAFKTMTHFDDIPFERASTAA; via the coding sequence ATGTCATTAACAGTAGTTGGTTCGGTTGCGTTTGATGCTTTGGAGACGCCTTTTGGCAAGCGGGATAAGATTCTTGGTGGTGCGGCGACGCATTTTGGGTTGTCGGCGAGCTTTTTTACAAAGGTGAATGCGGTTGGCGTGGTTGGCGGTGATTTCGGCGACGAAGAGTGGGCGGTTTTTAAGCGTCACGCGATCAATACCGACGATATCCAGATCGTGCCTGACGGCAAGACGTTCTTCTGGAGCGGGCGTTACGATTTCGACATGAACACGGCTCATACGCTCGACACGCAGTTGAACGTTTTCGAGACCTTCGAGCCGAAATTAAGCGACAATTCAAAGGCCGCCAATCTTTTGTTTCTCGCCAACATCCTTCCGATGCTGCAAAAACAGGTTCGTGAACAAATGCCGAACGCGAAGTTTGTAGCGATGGACACGATGAATTTTTGGATCACGTCGATGAAGGATGCATTGATCGAAACGATCAAGGTTGTCGATTGCATCATCATCAACGACGCCGAGGCGAGGCAGTTAACGGACGAGCCAAACATCCACAAAGCCGCAAAGGCCATCATGGCGATAGGGCCTAAGGCAGTCGTCATCAAACGCGGCGAATACGGCGCGACGCTGTTTACAAAGGACGGCTATTTTGCGGCTCCGGCATATCCGCTTGAGAGCGTTTTTGACCCGACAGGTGCGGGCGATACTTTTGCCGGCGGCTTTATGGGCTATCTCGCCGCTCAAAAGGACATCAACGACGAGACTCTGCGCAGGGCTATGATCTACGGCTCTGTGATGGCGTCGTTCAACGTTGAAGAGTTCGGCACAGAACGCGTCGATGCCCTCGACTATCCCGAGATCAACGCCCGGTTCAAGGCGTTCAAGACGATGACGCATTTTGATGACATTCCGTTTGAAAGGGCTTCTACGGCTGCATAG
- a CDS encoding VOC family protein has translation MNLNQVTIYSDKTVETVEFFEKLGLRRIVDSLPRYARLECPDGDATLSVLEFGELTPVESLNNIVLYFDCADIDAEYERLTAAGLEFTEPPTDRQWLWRQAFLKDPNGNKICLFNAGDNRKNPPWRLS, from the coding sequence ATGAATCTCAACCAAGTCACAATTTACTCTGACAAAACCGTTGAAACAGTCGAGTTTTTCGAAAAGCTCGGACTTCGCCGTATAGTCGATTCCCTGCCGCGTTACGCACGGCTTGAGTGTCCTGATGGCGACGCGACGCTGTCGGTGCTGGAGTTCGGCGAACTGACGCCGGTTGAGTCATTAAATAACATCGTGCTCTATTTTGACTGCGCCGACATCGATGCCGAATACGAACGCCTCACCGCAGCAGGACTCGAGTTCACCGAACCGCCAACCGACCGCCAATGGCTCTGGCGTCAGGCTTTCCTAAAAGACCCGAACGGCAACAAAATTTGCCTCTTCAACGCCGGCGACAATCGCAAGAATCCGCCTTGGCGCTTGTCCTGA
- the bamD gene encoding outer membrane protein assembly factor BamD, which translates to MKKKFFALAFIVLAVSVIGASAQRNVTLAVDPILEADAKHNLDVARQAFTPLKQAYKQVIFRFEETYAAYPEFTGIDEFLYMAGMSSYYLSANKGKQKVNLKAEKEKEKFAPEKLKADAIAYLSTIVDKYPDSKFVEDAKKTLAVIKVK; encoded by the coding sequence ATGAAGAAAAAGTTTTTCGCCCTAGCTTTCATCGTCCTTGCAGTTTCGGTCATTGGAGCATCTGCCCAGCGCAATGTCACGCTTGCCGTCGATCCGATCCTTGAAGCCGACGCCAAGCACAACCTCGACGTTGCACGGCAGGCTTTTACGCCTTTGAAGCAGGCTTACAAACAGGTGATCTTTCGATTTGAAGAGACGTATGCGGCTTACCCGGAATTTACGGGCATCGACGAATTCCTCTACATGGCCGGGATGAGCAGCTATTACCTTTCCGCGAATAAAGGCAAACAAAAGGTAAATCTCAAAGCCGAGAAAGAAAAAGAGAAATTCGCTCCTGAGAAACTGAAGGCAGACGCGATAGCTTATCTTTCGACCATAGTTGATAAATATCCCGACAGTAAGTTCGTCGAGGATGCCAAAAAGACGCTTGCGGTAATAAAAGTAAAATGA
- a CDS encoding S-methyl-5'-thioadenosine phosphorylase gives MEQVKIGIIGGSGLYQMPELENVRELSVETPFGSPSDAFIIGELDDVTVAFLPRHGRGHKLTPSELPFRANIYAMKLLGVEYILSVSAVGSLQEQYAPTDFVIPDQFFDRTRARAQESTFFGEGIVGHVTFGHPVCDELGDILEASCARVGVNTHRGGTYLCMEGPAFSTKAESNVYRQWGMDIIGMTNLQEAKLAREAEIAYATLALVTDYDCWHETHDAVTIDMVVEYLNKNVRNAQLVLKDAVKRVADKKTPNQYRDAIKNAIFTAPDLWPDETAKKLDAIIGKYAK, from the coding sequence ATGGAACAAGTAAAAATCGGAATCATCGGCGGCAGTGGGCTTTATCAGATGCCGGAATTGGAAAATGTGCGGGAATTGAGCGTCGAAACCCCGTTTGGCAGCCCGTCTGATGCGTTCATTATTGGCGAACTCGACGACGTGACCGTCGCATTTTTGCCGAGGCATGGCAGGGGACACAAGCTCACACCCAGCGAACTTCCCTTCCGTGCGAACATCTACGCAATGAAGCTGCTCGGCGTCGAGTACATTTTGTCCGTTTCGGCAGTTGGCAGTTTGCAGGAACAATACGCTCCAACGGATTTTGTTATTCCCGATCAGTTCTTTGACCGGACGAGAGCCAGAGCGCAAGAATCGACATTCTTTGGCGAAGGCATCGTCGGTCACGTGACCTTTGGTCATCCTGTTTGCGACGAGCTTGGCGACATTCTCGAAGCTTCTTGCGCGAGAGTAGGCGTCAACACGCATCGCGGCGGCACCTATCTTTGTATGGAAGGCCCCGCGTTCTCGACCAAAGCCGAATCGAACGTCTATCGCCAATGGGGCATGGACATCATCGGAATGACCAACCTGCAAGAAGCCAAGCTCGCCCGCGAAGCCGAGATAGCCTACGCCACGCTCGCCCTCGTCACCGACTACGACTGCTGGCACGAAACCCACGACGCCGTCACCATCGACATGGTCGTCGAATACTTGAACAAGAACGTCCGCAACGCACAGCTCGTCCTCAAAGACGCCGTCAAACGTGTCGCCGATAAGAAGACGCCAAACCAATACCGCGACGCAATAAAAAACGCTATCTTCACCGCACCCGACCTATGGCCAGATGAGACTGCTAAGAAACTCGATGCGATTATTGGCAAGTATGCGAAATGA
- a CDS encoding MBL fold metallo-hydrolase, producing the protein MLLGDYRVEIVPDCEFKLDGGAMFGVVPRVFWERVCPPDELNRIKLTCNCLFIDTDKEKILIETGMGEKWSAKETSIYGISRKKRFAESLLDITGCKPEDITIIINTHLHFDHAGGNTVLKDEGGRMRDEHQDFRFHPSSFIPHPSFPNARYLVSQSEFHAAENPHQRDRASYLSENWQPLIDSKQLELMPDKYEPVEGLTVEQVRGHSETMQTAKLTRGSETLFGFFDMIPTRHHLPLPWIMSYDLYPTETLEFKKRILPQALEENWICHFYHDIEMPLCRLAEVNGKITAAELQKPAR; encoded by the coding sequence ATGTTACTCGGTGATTACCGCGTCGAGATCGTTCCCGATTGCGAATTCAAATTAGACGGAGGGGCGATGTTCGGTGTCGTCCCTCGCGTTTTTTGGGAACGCGTGTGCCCGCCTGATGAACTCAACCGTATCAAGCTTACCTGCAATTGCCTCTTCATCGACACTGATAAAGAAAAGATCCTGATCGAAACCGGAATGGGCGAGAAATGGTCCGCGAAGGAAACGTCGATCTACGGCATTTCCCGCAAAAAGAGATTTGCCGAGTCGCTGTTAGATATAACAGGCTGCAAACCCGAAGACATAACAATAATCATAAACACGCACCTCCATTTCGACCACGCCGGCGGCAACACAGTTTTGAAGGATGAGGGCGGAAGGATGAGGGATGAACATCAGGACTTTAGGTTTCATCCCTCATCCTTCATCCCTCATCCCTCTTTTCCCAACGCCCGTTATTTGGTATCTCAATCAGAATTCCACGCCGCCGAAAACCCTCACCAACGCGACCGAGCAAGCTACCTCTCCGAAAATTGGCAGCCGTTGATCGACAGCAAACAACTTGAACTGATGCCCGACAAATACGAGCCTGTCGAGGGGCTCACGGTCGAACAAGTTCGCGGCCACTCGGAGACAATGCAGACCGCCAAACTCACACGCGGCAGCGAAACACTCTTCGGCTTTTTCGACATGATCCCGACTCGTCATCATCTGCCGCTGCCGTGGATAATGAGCTACGACCTTTATCCAACTGAAACACTCGAATTCAAAAAACGCATCCTGCCGCAGGCTTTAGAAGAAAACTGGATCTGCCATTTTTATCACGATATCGAGATGCCGCTTTGCAGGCTGGCCGAGGTCAACGGTAAAATTACTGCAGCAGAGTTGCAGAAGCCCGCACGTTAG
- a CDS encoding peptidylprolyl isomerase, with amino-acid sequence MSNLTKGLILVVVILAIGAGLVVWKKKVGGQSSESFNQITRPEIEALLADVAKTNPMVLKRLKEDPEMKKDQVKNLKQLLAFASEAQREGLTADPTNRQELENIRAEILAVNYDKEINKDKGPMPPFGFITEDQINAFWAGETPAGTGQGWFAGMMEKIGLGAPTEQRSHDAEFADFLDTKIKVLKASSPEMKDREISDEERTQARDIFAKTRIYRAEYLQKVNAGELAPEFVTKANLQVKLQQAQYLARLYSEKRADTDKVTDEDVAKYITEHPELSPDTKRAQAQQILERAKAGEDFAALANEFTQDPGNKGPDGTMQGGIYKDVPKGRMVVPFETAALALEEGAVSPELVETDYGFHIIKLERKLGPSPNKPASKDTKAPEDTYDARHILISTGFKDPEKPNAREMPVKDYVRSKLEEEKEKKLVEDLIAKNNIQVPDDFTVPEVTEEQMQQMREKQQPQMPPGGIPPGVQVTGPDGKPVKPDAKKPEPKKK; translated from the coding sequence TTGAGTAATTTAACAAAAGGACTTATTTTGGTCGTCGTCATCCTGGCGATCGGGGCTGGGCTCGTCGTTTGGAAAAAGAAAGTCGGCGGTCAGTCAAGCGAATCTTTTAACCAGATCACACGCCCCGAGATCGAGGCTCTTCTGGCGGACGTCGCCAAGACCAATCCAATGGTCTTGAAGCGTCTTAAGGAAGATCCCGAAATGAAAAAGGATCAGGTCAAAAATCTGAAACAGCTTCTGGCATTTGCGAGTGAGGCTCAACGCGAAGGGCTGACAGCGGATCCGACTAATCGTCAGGAGCTTGAGAATATTCGGGCTGAGATACTTGCCGTGAACTACGACAAGGAAATCAATAAGGACAAAGGCCCGATGCCTCCGTTCGGTTTTATTACCGAGGATCAGATCAATGCGTTCTGGGCGGGCGAAACGCCAGCCGGCACAGGACAAGGCTGGTTTGCCGGCATGATGGAAAAGATCGGCCTTGGTGCCCCGACCGAACAGAGATCGCACGATGCCGAGTTTGCTGATTTCCTGGACACAAAAATCAAAGTTCTTAAGGCTAGCAGTCCGGAAATGAAAGACCGTGAGATCAGCGATGAAGAGCGAACTCAGGCGCGCGATATTTTTGCAAAAACCAGAATTTATCGTGCCGAATATTTGCAGAAAGTTAACGCCGGGGAACTTGCCCCTGAGTTTGTTACCAAGGCCAATCTGCAGGTCAAACTTCAGCAGGCACAGTACCTCGCACGTCTCTATTCAGAAAAACGAGCAGACACTGATAAGGTCACTGACGAGGACGTTGCTAAATACATTACCGAACATCCCGAACTGAGCCCAGATACGAAACGAGCTCAGGCGCAGCAGATTCTTGAACGGGCGAAGGCCGGTGAGGATTTTGCCGCACTGGCAAACGAATTCACTCAGGATCCTGGTAACAAAGGGCCTGATGGAACTATGCAAGGCGGAATTTACAAAGATGTGCCCAAAGGCCGCATGGTCGTTCCTTTTGAAACTGCGGCACTGGCGTTAGAGGAAGGAGCGGTCTCGCCAGAATTGGTTGAAACCGACTACGGTTTCCACATCATCAAACTCGAGCGAAAACTTGGGCCAAGTCCGAATAAACCAGCCTCGAAGGACACCAAAGCACCTGAGGATACCTACGATGCCCGCCATATTTTGATCTCAACCGGATTCAAAGATCCTGAAAAGCCGAATGCCCGCGAAATGCCGGTAAAAGACTACGTCCGGTCAAAGCTGGAAGAAGAGAAGGAAAAGAAACTTGTTGAGGACCTGATCGCAAAAAATAATATTCAGGTGCCCGACGATTTTACTGTTCCCGAAGTTACGGAAGAGCAGATGCAGCAGATGAGAGAGAAACAGCAGCCGCAAATGCCTCCGGGCGGTATCCCCCCTGGAGTACAGGTAACTGGTCCCGACGGCAAACCGGTCAAGCCGGACGCTAAAAAGCCGGAACCTAAGAAGAAATAA
- the mce gene encoding methylmalonyl-CoA epimerase: MSMKINHLGIATKGIDEALKFWGDALGLENVHTEVVVDQKVRVTMLQIGESRVELLEPTSDDSPISKFLEKRGGGIHHIAIEVDDIEASLAKLKSKGMRLIDESPRIGAEGCLVAFVHPSASNGVLLELVQTVK; encoded by the coding sequence ATAAGTATGAAAATAAACCACCTAGGAATCGCAACAAAAGGCATAGACGAAGCCCTGAAATTCTGGGGTGACGCTCTCGGGCTTGAAAATGTACACACCGAAGTCGTTGTGGATCAAAAGGTTCGCGTCACGATGCTGCAGATAGGAGAAAGCCGTGTCGAATTGCTCGAACCGACCAGCGATGACTCGCCGATCAGCAAGTTTTTAGAGAAACGCGGCGGCGGAATTCATCATATTGCTATTGAGGTCGATGATATCGAGGCTTCTCTCGCAAAACTCAAGTCGAAGGGCATGCGTCTCATCGACGAGTCTCCGCGTATCGGTGCTGAGGGCTGTTTGGTCGCTTTTGTTCACCCGTCAGCGTCAAACGGTGTTTTGCTCGAATTGGTTCAAACCGTAAAATAA
- the meaB gene encoding methylmalonyl Co-A mutase-associated GTPase MeaB, translated as MSNEELIERVFAGDPRSIARAITKMESGSDDAAALMKAIFPKTGKATVIGITGSPGAGKSSLVDKLALFYKNAGEKVGIVCIDPSSPFSGGAILGDRIRMAELGTQKNIFIRSMATRGNLGGLSRATVDCVAIMDAAGFDKIIVETVGVGQDEVEIVKTADVSVVVLVPGMGDDIQAIKAGIMEIGDVFVINKSDREGVLRTQKELESLLSLAHRPDMWNPPIVKTIATESKGIEDLSKAIEAYYAYQTEGSGSKVRRQAIAKWRLLELLQERLLSDLLSRNGTGEKLDRLALEIADKRKDPYSAVEELLD; from the coding sequence ATGTCGAATGAAGAATTAATTGAACGAGTGTTTGCCGGCGATCCGCGTTCGATCGCCCGCGCGATCACAAAAATGGAAAGCGGCAGTGACGATGCGGCCGCTTTGATGAAAGCCATCTTTCCAAAGACAGGCAAGGCGACCGTCATCGGCATAACAGGCTCTCCTGGCGCTGGTAAATCGTCACTTGTCGATAAACTTGCTCTCTTTTACAAAAATGCTGGCGAAAAGGTCGGAATCGTTTGCATCGATCCGTCAAGCCCGTTTTCCGGTGGAGCGATACTTGGTGATCGCATTCGGATGGCAGAGCTTGGTACTCAAAAGAACATTTTCATACGTTCGATGGCAACGCGTGGAAATCTCGGAGGACTTTCGCGAGCAACCGTGGATTGCGTAGCAATAATGGACGCGGCAGGCTTTGATAAGATCATCGTCGAGACAGTCGGTGTAGGCCAGGACGAGGTCGAGATCGTAAAAACAGCCGATGTTTCGGTGGTCGTGCTTGTGCCGGGAATGGGCGATGATATTCAGGCCATCAAAGCCGGAATTATGGAGATTGGCGACGTTTTTGTAATTAACAAGTCCGACCGCGAAGGCGTTCTGCGAACACAAAAAGAGCTTGAATCCCTGCTCAGCCTCGCCCATCGGCCCGATATGTGGAATCCGCCGATAGTAAAGACCATCGCCACCGAAAGCAAAGGCATCGAAGACCTTTCAAAGGCCATCGAAGCCTATTATGCCTACCAAACCGAAGGGTCAGGAAGCAAAGTGCGCCGTCAAGCTATCGCAAAATGGCGTTTATTGGAGCTTTTGCAGGAGAGATTGTTGTCGGATCTGCTCAGCAGAAATGGAACCGGAGAAAAGCTCGACAGGCTGGCTTTAGAAATTGCAGACAAACGAAAAGATCCATACTCAGCGGTGGAGGAATTGCTCGATTGA
- a CDS encoding DUF664 domain-containing protein, whose translation MSAGRLASAFLAELDNEAKVTRSCLERVPAEKFDWKPHEKSMTMGRLAVHCAEMFGWTKETLKSDVLDFATMDFTPFEPKSTEELLAFFDDHIAKAKIILAETSDETFMTDWTMRNGEQVYMTMPKVAVMRSFVMNHIVHHRGQLSVYLRLNDIPVPSIYGPSADEGQM comes from the coding sequence ATGAGTGCAGGCCGCCTTGCATCGGCCTTTTTAGCAGAATTAGACAACGAGGCAAAGGTTACACGCAGTTGCCTCGAACGCGTTCCAGCAGAGAAATTCGATTGGAAACCACATGAAAAGTCGATGACCATGGGCCGGCTTGCCGTTCACTGTGCCGAAATGTTCGGCTGGACAAAAGAAACCTTGAAAAGCGATGTTCTGGATTTTGCGACAATGGATTTCACGCCATTTGAGCCAAAATCGACAGAGGAATTGCTCGCTTTCTTTGACGATCACATCGCAAAAGCAAAGATCATCTTAGCCGAAACATCCGACGAAACATTTATGACCGACTGGACGATGCGAAACGGGGAGCAGGTTTATATGACGATGCCAAAAGTCGCAGTGATGCGCTCCTTCGTTATGAACCACATCGTCCACCACCGCGGTCAACTTTCAGTCTATCTGCGCCTCAACGACATTCCCGTCCCATCGATCTACGGCCCATCAGCCGACGAAGGCCAGATGTAA
- a CDS encoding acyl-CoA dehydrogenase family protein, with amino-acid sequence MNFELSEEQQQIKYSIREFAESEIKPRVMEWDETQHFPEELRPKLAELGLMGVLFPEEYGGAGMGYVEYATIIEELGRVCGSVALSVAAHNSLCSNHIYTFGNEEQKKKYLTPLASGESFGAWGLTESQAGSDASGTRTTAVRSNGGWKVNGSKNFITHAIACNTLVAVAVTDKTKGNRGISAFIFDKSMEGFRSDKKENKLGMRASETASVVFEDCYVPDENRLGTEGEGFMQAMKILDGGRISIAALSVGIAQGAYEAAVKYAKERQQFGKPIAEFQAIQFKLADMATQIECARLLTLQAAATKDADKPVSQKSAMAKLYASEAAVRVSEESVQIHGGYGYTKDYPAEKYWRDSKLCTIGEGTSEIQRLVIAKNLLKSL; translated from the coding sequence ATGAATTTTGAACTTTCTGAAGAACAGCAGCAGATAAAGTACAGCATCCGCGAATTTGCCGAGAGCGAGATCAAGCCCCGCGTGATGGAATGGGACGAAACGCAGCATTTTCCTGAAGAACTGCGTCCCAAACTCGCCGAACTTGGCCTGATGGGCGTCCTGTTTCCCGAAGAATACGGCGGCGCAGGCATGGGCTATGTCGAATACGCAACGATCATCGAAGAACTTGGGCGAGTCTGCGGATCGGTTGCATTGTCGGTCGCAGCCCATAATTCATTGTGCTCTAACCACATCTACACTTTTGGCAATGAAGAACAGAAAAAGAAATATCTCACACCTTTGGCGAGTGGAGAATCTTTCGGAGCGTGGGGGTTAACAGAATCGCAGGCTGGCTCAGATGCTTCGGGGACTCGCACAACAGCTGTTCGCTCCAACGGCGGCTGGAAGGTCAACGGTTCGAAGAATTTCATCACACACGCCATTGCATGCAACACGCTCGTCGCCGTCGCCGTAACAGACAAAACCAAGGGCAATCGCGGGATTTCGGCTTTTATCTTCGACAAGTCGATGGAAGGGTTTCGCTCGGACAAAAAGGAAAACAAGCTCGGGATGCGAGCTTCGGAAACAGCGTCTGTTGTTTTCGAAGATTGCTATGTCCCCGACGAAAACCGTCTAGGAACCGAGGGTGAAGGTTTTATGCAGGCAATGAAGATCCTCGACGGAGGTCGCATTTCCATCGCGGCATTGTCGGTCGGCATTGCTCAGGGAGCATACGAAGCAGCCGTAAAATACGCAAAAGAACGCCAGCAGTTCGGCAAGCCTATCGCGGAGTTTCAAGCCATTCAGTTCAAGCTCGCCGACATGGCAACGCAGATCGAATGTGCGAGATTACTTACGCTCCAAGCAGCAGCGACGAAAGACGCCGACAAGCCTGTAAGTCAAAAATCGGCAATGGCGAAACTCTATGCTTCCGAAGCCGCCGTTCGCGTTTCAGAAGAAAGCGTGCAGATCCACGGCGGCTACGGCTATACAAAAGATTATCCTGCCGAAAAATACTGGCGCGACTCAAAACTCTGCACCATCGGCGAAGGCACGTCAGAAATCCAGCGGCTCGTTATTGCCAAAAATCTGCTGAAGTCGTTGTGA
- a CDS encoding CoA-binding protein translates to MDWRANILTTDDEIRTLLTGTKTIAVLGIKPESHAGQPAFYVAKFMADVGYDIIPVPVYYPEVTEILGQKVYRDLSQIPGEIDLLNVFRRSEDISKHTLDILSKKPKAVWFQLGIRNDEVAERLAEAGIKVVQDLCLMVEHRALIK, encoded by the coding sequence ATGGACTGGCGTGCAAATATTCTAACGACGGATGACGAGATAAGGACGTTGTTAACGGGAACTAAAACCATTGCTGTACTTGGCATTAAGCCTGAGTCGCACGCCGGACAGCCTGCGTTTTACGTTGCCAAATTCATGGCTGATGTGGGTTACGACATTATCCCAGTTCCGGTTTATTATCCTGAGGTGACAGAGATCCTGGGCCAAAAAGTTTATCGTGATCTTAGTCAGATTCCGGGTGAGATCGATCTTCTTAATGTATTTCGACGCTCCGAAGACATTTCAAAACATACGCTCGATATCCTCTCAAAAAAACCAAAGGCGGTATGGTTTCAGCTTGGCATTCGCAATGACGAAGTTGCGGAGCGTCTAGCCGAAGCGGGCATTAAAGTTGTTCAGGATCTGTGCTTAATGGTCGAACACCGAGCGTTGATAAAGTAA
- a CDS encoding rRNA pseudouridine synthase codes for MQERLQKLIAQAGIASRRAAEQLMIDGQVSVNGHIVTELGTKADPEKDHIKVRGRLINKKLQGRSDIYVLLNKPKGYLSSAADPEGRKLVVDLVKGKGRLHPVGRLDYNSEGLIILTNDGNFTNHVAGSKSIPKIYEVKVKGLPNKNAINKLRRGVLLEDGYKTAPAEIKELPPTDKNGWYEVTLYEGHNQQIRKMFDTIGHSVVKLKRTAIGPIVDKYLKVGESRPLTQKEIEQIGSNKPAVKSAVRRS; via the coding sequence ATGCAGGAAAGATTACAAAAACTAATCGCCCAAGCCGGAATTGCCTCACGCCGCGCCGCTGAACAGCTTATGATCGACGGCCAGGTTTCGGTAAACGGCCACATTGTGACTGAGCTTGGAACAAAGGCCGACCCTGAAAAAGATCACATAAAAGTTCGCGGTCGCCTTATCAATAAGAAACTCCAAGGCCGCTCAGATATTTATGTTCTTCTGAATAAACCCAAAGGCTACCTTTCGAGTGCGGCCGATCCCGAAGGGCGAAAGCTTGTTGTGGATCTCGTCAAAGGCAAAGGAAGACTTCACCCCGTCGGGCGGCTTGATTACAATTCCGAGGGACTGATAATTCTCACCAACGACGGGAATTTCACAAACCACGTTGCCGGTTCAAAATCGATCCCGAAAATTTACGAAGTAAAAGTTAAAGGGTTACCAAACAAAAACGCCATCAACAAACTGCGTCGAGGCGTCCTTCTCGAAGATGGTTATAAAACGGCACCCGCCGAGATAAAAGAACTACCGCCAACCGACAAAAACGGCTGGTACGAGGTCACTCTTTACGAAGGCCACAATCAGCAGATCCGCAAAATGTTCGACACTATCGGCCATTCCGTCGTAAAGCTCAAACGCACCGCCATCGGACCGATCGTGGACAAATATCTCAAAGTCGGCGAAAGCCGCCCGTTGACTCAAAAAGAGATCGAGCAGATCGGTTCAAATAAACCGGCTGTCAAGAGCGCTGTTAGAAGGAGTTAG